A portion of the Streptomyces platensis genome contains these proteins:
- a CDS encoding NAD-dependent epimerase/dehydratase family protein, with protein sequence MTSGSAVVIGASGQIGRAAVRALARDGWAVRAASRHGERDASWPGDVRPVAMDREDDAAVAGLIGEGCDVLLDCVAYNAAHADQLTALADRIGSAVVISSCAVYEDDRGRSFATMDEPDGSPVYPLPVQESQPTVPPGDKDYGTRKAALERALLAPGDRLPVTLLRAVAVHGPYSPLPRELYFVKRVLDGRRVRVLAYGGNSRFHPVHVDNLAELVRLAARRPGSRVLNAADPQAPTVGEISAAVDAVMGAPESEIVRVDGAPPSSDVGDTPWSVPHPLVYDMTAAERELGYRAVTTYQESLPATVAWLADRVKGRAWWEVFPRMAGFYPDEKLFGYAAEDRWLAGRAGNG encoded by the coding sequence ATGACCTCAGGCAGCGCAGTGGTGATCGGGGCGAGTGGACAGATCGGGCGTGCGGCGGTGCGGGCCCTGGCGCGGGACGGCTGGGCGGTGCGGGCCGCGTCCCGGCACGGCGAACGCGATGCCTCCTGGCCCGGGGACGTCCGCCCGGTGGCGATGGACCGGGAGGACGACGCAGCAGTTGCCGGGCTGATCGGCGAGGGCTGCGATGTGCTGCTGGACTGTGTGGCGTACAACGCCGCGCATGCGGACCAGTTGACGGCCCTGGCGGACCGGATCGGTTCGGCCGTGGTGATCTCCAGTTGCGCGGTGTACGAGGACGACCGCGGGCGCAGCTTCGCGACGATGGACGAGCCGGACGGCTCCCCGGTCTATCCGCTGCCCGTCCAGGAGTCCCAGCCGACCGTGCCGCCCGGCGACAAGGACTACGGCACCCGCAAGGCCGCCCTGGAACGGGCGCTGCTGGCACCGGGCGACCGGCTGCCGGTGACACTGCTGCGGGCCGTCGCCGTGCACGGCCCGTACAGTCCGCTGCCCCGGGAGCTGTACTTCGTCAAGCGGGTGCTGGACGGCCGCCGGGTGCGGGTGCTCGCGTACGGCGGCAACAGCCGTTTCCATCCGGTGCATGTCGACAACCTCGCGGAGCTGGTCCGGCTGGCGGCCCGCCGGCCGGGCTCGCGGGTGCTCAACGCGGCCGATCCGCAGGCACCGACGGTGGGCGAGATCTCGGCGGCGGTGGACGCGGTGATGGGTGCGCCGGAGAGCGAGATCGTGCGGGTGGACGGCGCCCCGCCGTCGTCCGACGTGGGCGACACCCCGTGGTCGGTCCCCCATCCCCTGGTCTACGACATGACGGCGGCGGAGCGCGAGTTGGGCTACCGCGCGGTGACGACGTACCAGGAGTCGCTGCCCGCGACGGTGGCCTGGCTGGCCGACCGGGTCAAGGGGCGGGCCTGGTGGGAGGTGTTCCCGCGGATGGCCGGGTTCTATCCGGACGAGAAGCTGTTCGGCTATGCGGCCGAGGACCGGTGGCTGGCGGGGCGGGCCGGAAACGGCTGA
- a CDS encoding type 1 glutamine amidotransferase domain-containing protein, whose amino-acid sequence MRVLMPVPDRDFDVTEVAVPWRLLTDAGHRVVFATERAGTRPAGDPRLLRGVLFGQLGAAEEPRRFYEELTRSEEFRTTVGWAELAPENYDGLILPGGHAPGMRQYLGSEVLRRQISRFWALRRPVGAICHGVLVLARARAASDGRSLLADRRTTCLPKYMERSAYLATAWRLGRYYRTYPAYVEDEVRAALDDPGVQFARGPRVLAARGTATDDTPAFVVQDGSYLSARWPGDAYLFGRRFRALLEAAPH is encoded by the coding sequence GTGCGCGTACTGATGCCGGTCCCCGACCGCGATTTCGATGTCACCGAGGTGGCGGTGCCCTGGCGGCTGCTCACCGACGCCGGCCATCGGGTCGTCTTCGCCACCGAACGCGCCGGGACCCGGCCGGCAGGCGATCCGCGGCTCCTCCGCGGGGTTCTCTTCGGACAGCTCGGCGCCGCGGAGGAGCCCAGGCGGTTCTACGAAGAGCTCACCCGCAGCGAGGAGTTCCGCACGACGGTCGGCTGGGCGGAGCTGGCCCCGGAGAACTACGACGGGCTGATTCTGCCGGGCGGGCACGCACCGGGGATGCGGCAGTACTTGGGTTCGGAGGTGCTGCGGCGGCAGATCAGCCGGTTCTGGGCGCTGCGGCGGCCGGTGGGAGCGATCTGTCACGGCGTGCTGGTGCTGGCGCGGGCGCGTGCGGCGTCCGATGGCCGGAGTCTGCTGGCGGACCGGCGTACGACGTGTCTGCCGAAGTACATGGAACGGTCGGCATATCTGGCCACCGCATGGCGGCTCGGCCGCTACTACCGTACGTATCCGGCGTATGTGGAGGACGAGGTCCGGGCCGCGCTGGATGACCCGGGCGTGCAGTTCGCGCGCGGACCGAGGGTCCTTGCCGCGCGGGGCACCGCGACCGATGACACCCCGGCGTTCGTCGTGCAGGACGGCAGCTACCTGTCCGCGCGCTGGCCTGGCGACGCGTACCTCTTCGGCCGCCGGTTCCGTGCGCTTCTGGAAGCCGCACCGCACTGA
- a CDS encoding SSI family serine proteinase inhibitor produces MPVSRRRRPARATLPATALAALSLALLCAGPAGADEPPAPAGDQGLVLTMSGAGNTWTRGVRLSCPDIHRRHPHAGAACDALTWARGDLDALPGEPHSCTREYDPVTATATGTWRGVPVNWRKEFPNACMMDSATGAVFRF; encoded by the coding sequence ATGCCCGTGAGCCGTCGACGCCGACCCGCCCGTGCCACCCTGCCCGCCACCGCGCTTGCCGCCCTGTCCCTGGCCCTGCTCTGCGCCGGTCCGGCCGGCGCCGATGAGCCGCCGGCGCCGGCCGGAGACCAGGGCCTGGTGCTCACCATGTCCGGAGCGGGCAACACCTGGACCCGGGGGGTGCGCCTCAGCTGCCCGGACATCCACCGCCGGCATCCGCACGCGGGCGCCGCCTGCGACGCGCTGACCTGGGCCCGCGGGGACCTGGACGCGCTGCCCGGCGAGCCGCACTCCTGCACCAGGGAGTACGACCCGGTCACCGCCACCGCGACCGGCACCTGGCGCGGTGTCCCCGTCAACTGGCGCAAGGAGTTCCCCAACGCCTGCATGATGGACTCCGCCACCGGGGCCGTCTTCCGCTTCTGA
- a CDS encoding cytochrome c oxidase assembly protein has translation MDHSGHGMDGMNMDLPPFTLGRGLEFGGDPVFLIGCLLGLGLYGWAVIRLRRRGDAWPVGRTVAWALGVVSVALVMCTGLNDYGMAMFSVHMVQHMIISMLSPILLLLGAPVTLALRALPAAGRGRKGPRELLVALLHSRYMRIITHPAFTIPLFIASLYALYFSPLFDFLMESRAGHIGMMVHFLAVGLVFFWPIMGVDPGPHRPGYVMRMLELFAGMPFHAFFGIALMMASEPMVHTFLNPPASLGIDALSDQSAAGGIAWAFSEIPSVVVLIALVFQWYKSEERQSQRADRAADRNGDKDLADYNAYLASLNARGR, from the coding sequence ATGGATCACAGCGGGCACGGCATGGACGGCATGAACATGGATCTGCCGCCGTTCACGCTGGGGAGAGGCCTGGAGTTCGGTGGTGATCCGGTCTTTCTCATCGGCTGTCTGCTGGGGCTCGGACTGTACGGCTGGGCGGTGATCCGGCTGCGGCGCCGGGGGGACGCCTGGCCGGTGGGCCGGACCGTCGCCTGGGCCCTGGGCGTGGTGTCGGTGGCCCTGGTGATGTGCACCGGGCTCAATGACTACGGCATGGCGATGTTCAGCGTGCACATGGTCCAGCACATGATCATCAGCATGCTCTCGCCGATCCTGCTGCTGCTCGGGGCGCCGGTGACGCTGGCGCTGCGCGCCCTGCCCGCCGCCGGACGGGGCCGCAAGGGTCCGCGCGAACTGCTGGTGGCGCTGCTGCACAGCCGCTACATGCGGATCATCACGCACCCGGCGTTCACCATCCCGCTGTTCATCGCGAGCCTCTACGCGCTCTACTTCTCGCCGCTGTTCGACTTCCTGATGGAGTCCCGGGCCGGGCACATCGGGATGATGGTGCACTTCCTCGCGGTGGGCCTGGTGTTCTTCTGGCCGATCATGGGCGTCGACCCGGGTCCGCACCGGCCGGGCTATGTGATGCGGATGCTGGAGCTGTTCGCGGGCATGCCGTTCCACGCGTTCTTCGGGATCGCGCTGATGATGGCCTCGGAGCCGATGGTCCACACCTTCCTGAACCCGCCCGCCTCGCTCGGGATCGACGCGCTGTCCGACCAGTCGGCCGCCGGCGGTATCGCCTGGGCCTTCAGCGAGATCCCGTCCGTGGTGGTGCTGATCGCCCTGGTCTTCCAGTGGTACAAGTCCGAGGAGCGTCAGTCGCAGCGCGCGGACCGCGCCGCCGACCGCAACGGCGACAAGGATCTGGCCGACTACAACGCCTATCTCGCCTCGCTCAACGCCCGGGGGCGATAA
- a CDS encoding 6-phosphofructokinase has product MRIGVLTSGGDCPGLNAVIRSVVHRATADHGDEVIGFRDGWKGLLECDYRKLDLDAVGGILARGGTILGSSRVQPAHLRDGVERARGHVADLGLDAIIPIGGEGTLKAARLLSDAGLPIVGVPKTIDNDIAVTDVTFGFDTAVGVATEALDRLKTTAESHQRVMIVEVMGRHTGWIALHSGMAAGAHAIVVPERPFDIEELTARVSERFEAGKKFAIVVVAEGAKPREGTMSFDIGGKDMYGHERFAGVARQLSVELEDRLGKEARPVILGHVQRGGTPTAYDRVLATRFGWHAVEAAHRGDFGMMTALRGTDITLVPLAEAVETLKTVPAERYDEAECVL; this is encoded by the coding sequence ATGCGTATTGGTGTCCTCACCTCCGGCGGCGACTGCCCCGGACTGAACGCCGTCATCCGGTCCGTCGTCCACCGCGCCACCGCTGATCACGGCGATGAGGTGATCGGCTTCCGTGACGGCTGGAAGGGCCTGCTGGAGTGCGATTACCGCAAGCTCGACCTCGATGCCGTCGGCGGCATCCTGGCGCGCGGCGGCACCATCCTCGGGTCGTCCCGGGTGCAGCCCGCGCATCTGCGGGACGGCGTCGAGCGGGCCCGCGGCCATGTCGCCGACCTGGGCCTGGACGCGATCATCCCGATCGGCGGCGAGGGCACACTGAAGGCGGCGCGGCTGCTGTCGGACGCCGGGCTGCCGATCGTGGGCGTGCCGAAGACCATCGACAACGACATCGCGGTCACGGATGTGACGTTCGGCTTCGACACCGCGGTGGGTGTCGCCACCGAGGCGCTGGACCGGCTCAAGACCACCGCCGAGTCGCACCAGCGGGTGATGATCGTCGAGGTGATGGGGCGGCACACCGGCTGGATCGCGCTGCACTCGGGCATGGCGGCCGGTGCGCACGCGATCGTCGTGCCGGAGCGGCCCTTCGACATCGAGGAGCTGACCGCACGGGTCTCCGAGCGGTTCGAGGCCGGCAAGAAGTTCGCGATCGTGGTCGTCGCCGAGGGCGCCAAGCCGCGTGAGGGCACCATGTCCTTCGACATCGGCGGCAAGGACATGTACGGCCATGAGCGGTTCGCCGGGGTCGCCCGGCAGCTGTCCGTGGAGCTGGAGGACCGGCTCGGCAAGGAGGCGCGTCCGGTCATCCTCGGGCACGTCCAGCGCGGCGGCACCCCGACCGCGTACGACCGGGTGCTCGCCACCCGCTTCGGCTGGCACGCCGTCGAGGCCGCGCACCGCGGGGACTTCGGGATGATGACCGCGCTGCGCGGCACCGACATCACGCTGGTGCCGCTGGCCGAGGCCGTGGAGACGCTCAAGACGGTGCCCGCGGAGCGCTACGACGAGGCCGAGTGCGTGCTGTGA
- a CDS encoding type 1 glutamine amidotransferase: MSDNSLRLVWIYPDLLSTYGDQGNALVVERRARQRGLDVQRLDVRSDQQIPTSGDIYLIGGGEDRPQRLASERLIRDGGLSRAVSNGAIVFSVCAGYQILGHEFINDLGERQQGLGLLDVVSTRGEAERCVGDVLADIDPQLGLPPLTGFENHQGVTHLGKTARPFAKVRFGKGNGVGDGYEGAWNDTVFGTYMHGPVMARNPHIADLLIKLALDVNALPPVDDTWYEALRQERIAAATTPA, from the coding sequence ATGAGTGACAACTCCCTGCGTCTGGTGTGGATCTACCCGGACCTGTTGAGCACGTACGGCGACCAGGGGAACGCCCTGGTGGTGGAGCGGCGGGCGCGCCAGCGCGGTCTGGACGTCCAGCGGCTGGACGTACGGTCCGACCAGCAGATCCCCACCTCCGGCGACATCTACCTGATCGGTGGCGGCGAGGACCGGCCGCAGCGGCTGGCCTCCGAGCGGCTGATCCGCGACGGCGGGCTGAGCCGTGCGGTCTCCAACGGCGCGATCGTGTTCTCGGTGTGTGCCGGCTACCAGATCCTGGGCCATGAGTTCATCAATGACCTCGGGGAGCGGCAGCAGGGTCTGGGGCTGCTGGACGTGGTGAGCACCCGCGGCGAGGCCGAGCGCTGCGTCGGTGACGTACTCGCCGATATCGACCCGCAGTTGGGGCTGCCGCCGCTGACCGGCTTCGAGAACCACCAGGGCGTGACGCATCTGGGCAAGACCGCCCGGCCGTTCGCCAAGGTGCGCTTCGGCAAGGGCAACGGGGTCGGCGACGGCTACGAGGGCGCGTGGAACGACACCGTCTTCGGTACGTACATGCACGGCCCGGTGATGGCGCGCAATCCGCATATCGCCGACCTGCTGATCAAGCTGGCGCTGGACGTCAACGCGCTTCCCCCGGTGGATGACACCTGGTACGAGGCGCTGCGCCAGGAGCGGATCGCCGCGGCGACCACGCCCGCCTGA
- a CDS encoding MurT ligase domain-containing protein, which yields MAGNTEPLSPRAKLAVTAGKAAAAVSRAAGRGSGSVIGGRVALKLDPDLLARLARHLDVILVSATNGKTTTTRLIAEALRASGPVVSNALGANMPAGITSALAGGSDARYGVIEVDEKYLAGVARDTTPKAIALLNLSRDQLDRAAETRMLAEHWREGLSGSKALIIANADDPLIVWAASSSSNVVWVAAGQEWKDDAWSCPSCGGVMQRPGEDWFCGECGFRRPTPSWALSGDHVLDPHGSAWPIKLQLPGRANKANATTSAAVAAAFGVPPQVALERMFSVQAVAGRYDVVTFMERELRLLLAKNPAGWLETFSLIDPPPTPVIMSVNARGADGTDTSWLWDVDYTRLAGHPIFVLGDRKLDLAVRLEVAGLDFKVCESLDEAVQLAPPGRIEVIANYTAFQDLRRRVGN from the coding sequence ATGGCAGGCAACACGGAGCCGCTGTCGCCGCGGGCCAAGCTGGCCGTGACGGCAGGCAAGGCCGCGGCGGCGGTATCGCGCGCGGCGGGCCGCGGCAGCGGATCGGTGATCGGTGGCCGGGTGGCACTGAAACTCGACCCCGACCTGCTGGCGCGGCTGGCCCGGCACCTGGACGTCATCCTGGTGTCGGCGACCAACGGCAAGACGACCACGACGCGGCTGATCGCGGAGGCGCTGCGGGCCAGCGGCCCGGTGGTCTCCAACGCGCTCGGCGCCAACATGCCGGCCGGTATCACGTCCGCGCTGGCCGGTGGATCGGACGCCCGCTACGGCGTCATCGAGGTCGACGAGAAGTACCTCGCCGGTGTCGCACGCGATACGACGCCGAAGGCCATAGCGCTGCTGAACCTCTCCCGCGACCAGCTCGACCGCGCCGCGGAGACCCGGATGCTGGCCGAGCACTGGCGGGAGGGGCTGTCCGGTTCCAAGGCGCTGATCATCGCCAACGCGGACGACCCGCTGATCGTGTGGGCGGCCTCGTCGTCCTCGAACGTGGTGTGGGTCGCGGCCGGGCAGGAGTGGAAGGACGACGCCTGGTCCTGCCCCTCGTGCGGCGGTGTGATGCAGCGGCCGGGCGAGGACTGGTTCTGCGGCGAGTGCGGCTTCCGCCGTCCGACGCCCAGCTGGGCACTCTCCGGCGATCATGTGCTCGACCCGCACGGCAGCGCGTGGCCGATCAAGCTCCAGCTGCCGGGGCGCGCCAACAAGGCGAACGCCACCACGTCCGCCGCGGTCGCCGCCGCCTTCGGGGTGCCGCCGCAGGTGGCCCTGGAGCGGATGTTCTCGGTGCAGGCGGTGGCCGGGCGCTACGACGTCGTCACGTTCATGGAGCGGGAGCTGCGGCTGCTGCTGGCGAAGAACCCGGCCGGCTGGCTGGAGACGTTCTCGCTGATCGACCCGCCGCCGACCCCGGTGATCATGTCGGTGAACGCACGCGGCGCGGACGGCACCGACACCTCCTGGCTGTGGGACGTGGACTACACGCGGCTGGCCGGCCACCCGATCTTCGTGCTCGGCGACCGCAAGCTGGACCTGGCGGTGCGGCTGGAGGTCGCGGGCCTCGACTTCAAGGTCTGCGAGAGCCTGGACGAGGCGGTGCAGCTGGCACCGCCCGGCCGGATCGAGGTCATCGCCAACTACACGGCCTTCCAGGACCTGCGCCGACGGGTGGGCAACTGA